One segment of Streptomyces sp. TG1A-8 DNA contains the following:
- a CDS encoding TetR/AcrR family transcriptional regulator, with protein sequence MPRPRNQAARRAQLVRAAAQTVLERGLTKARLRDIADQAGVTPASVLYYYPDINDLLVAVFEQGTETYVLRRHEAVEASASSWSGLAACIASGIPFPGEAETTSRLLYELLPVTFRSEAAGERQQAFVAQQVRLYQRVLDEGAGTGEFRLAAPSDFLARSFVALEDGYGIDVLSGAATAEQVEGRLLQYARLVTGAARV encoded by the coding sequence ATGCCGCGCCCCCGCAACCAAGCCGCCCGTCGCGCGCAGCTGGTCCGGGCGGCGGCGCAGACGGTGCTCGAGCGGGGCCTCACCAAGGCGCGGCTGCGGGACATAGCGGACCAGGCGGGCGTGACTCCGGCCTCCGTCCTGTACTACTACCCCGACATCAACGACCTCCTGGTCGCGGTCTTCGAACAGGGTACGGAAACCTACGTGCTGCGGCGGCACGAGGCGGTGGAGGCATCCGCCAGCTCGTGGTCCGGGCTCGCGGCGTGCATCGCGTCCGGGATCCCCTTCCCGGGCGAGGCGGAGACGACGAGCCGTCTGCTGTACGAGCTGCTGCCGGTCACCTTCCGCAGCGAGGCGGCCGGCGAGCGGCAGCAGGCCTTCGTCGCCCAGCAGGTGCGCCTGTACCAGCGCGTGCTGGACGAAGGCGCCGGCACGGGGGAGTTCCGCCTCGCCGCCCCGTCGGACTTCCTCGCCCGCAGCTTCGTGGCGCTGGAGGACGGGTACGGCATCGACGTCCTGTCCGGCGCGGCCACCGCGGAGCAGGTCGAAGGGCGCCTCCTGCAGTACGCGCGGCTGGTCACCGGAGCCGCCCGGGTGTGA
- a CDS encoding beta-1,3-glucanase family protein, giving the protein MLSRRTFLTAAAATAAALPLSAPGTAAAAPSGATAASLPIALANNSGTSAQVYAYISGADTSGWPGFVGADGRFHRLPSPSSVLTPAPDYAIPLGGSGSAPVRLTLGDYVIGGRVWFSTGRKIQFFVNPPGGNGGVPGLVQPGFTSSDPNWNTSWTFCEFTYNSANLYANISYVDMVALPVSMATTGAAGNQSVPALPSGALASIAAGLQAQHAADGAPWDRLVATDSSGTVLRVLAPSHAPTDFGSYWQPYLDRVWDYYRTHTLTVDGQGSIGAYSGTVSGDVLTFAGLNTNGVPFTKPSAADIFGCASGPLYNSGADARSAVAARLAAALNRSSLLVPGGASQPNGVTPAQYYTESVTNHYARLVHRYATIGYAFPYDDVGPTGAAPVDGHLQDAAPTSWSIILGPGSGGTNPPGGGGTSAYSTIQAEGYAAQNGAQTESCADTGGGLDVGYLAAGDWLKYTAVDFGASSPAQFVARIASGVGAGVSGAIRVRVDSATGPQIAEIDLGSTGGWQAWRTVPANITGTVTGVHDVYLTFAESTVDFVNVNWFTFTR; this is encoded by the coding sequence GTGCTCTCCCGCCGTACCTTCCTCACCGCAGCGGCGGCCACCGCTGCGGCTCTCCCCCTGAGCGCTCCAGGCACCGCTGCCGCCGCCCCCTCCGGTGCCACCGCCGCCTCGCTCCCCATCGCGCTCGCCAACAACTCCGGCACCTCGGCACAGGTCTACGCCTACATCTCCGGTGCCGACACCTCCGGCTGGCCCGGTTTCGTCGGTGCGGACGGACGCTTCCACCGGCTGCCCAGTCCGTCGTCGGTGCTGACCCCGGCGCCCGACTACGCCATTCCCCTGGGCGGGTCGGGTTCCGCGCCCGTCCGCCTGACACTCGGCGACTACGTGATCGGGGGCCGGGTGTGGTTCTCGACCGGGCGGAAGATCCAGTTCTTCGTCAATCCGCCGGGCGGCAACGGGGGCGTCCCCGGTCTGGTGCAGCCCGGCTTCACCAGCTCCGACCCCAACTGGAACACGAGCTGGACGTTCTGCGAGTTCACGTACAACTCGGCGAACCTGTACGCCAACATCAGCTACGTGGACATGGTGGCCCTGCCGGTGTCGATGGCGACCACCGGTGCCGCCGGCAACCAGTCGGTGCCGGCGCTGCCCTCGGGCGCGCTCGCCTCCATCGCCGCCGGGCTGCAGGCACAGCACGCGGCGGACGGCGCGCCCTGGGACCGGCTGGTGGCGACCGACTCCTCGGGCACGGTCCTGCGGGTGCTCGCGCCCTCGCACGCGCCGACGGACTTCGGCTCGTACTGGCAGCCGTACCTGGACCGGGTGTGGGACTACTACCGCACCCACACCCTCACCGTGGACGGCCAGGGCTCCATCGGCGCGTACTCGGGAACGGTCAGCGGTGACGTGCTGACCTTCGCCGGGCTCAACACCAACGGAGTGCCGTTCACCAAGCCCTCGGCGGCGGACATCTTCGGGTGCGCGAGCGGTCCGCTGTACAACTCGGGGGCCGACGCCCGCTCCGCCGTCGCGGCACGCCTGGCCGCCGCCCTCAACCGCTCCAGCCTCCTGGTCCCCGGAGGCGCGTCCCAGCCGAACGGGGTGACCCCCGCCCAGTACTACACGGAATCGGTCACCAACCACTACGCGCGTCTGGTGCACCGGTACGCGACCATCGGCTACGCCTTCCCGTACGACGACGTCGGCCCGACCGGTGCCGCCCCGGTGGACGGCCACCTCCAGGACGCGGCCCCCACGTCCTGGTCGATCATCCTCGGCCCCGGCTCCGGAGGGACGAACCCGCCGGGCGGTGGCGGCACGAGCGCGTACTCCACCATCCAGGCGGAGGGCTACGCCGCCCAGAACGGCGCGCAGACCGAGAGCTGCGCCGACACCGGCGGCGGCCTCGACGTGGGGTACCTCGCGGCCGGGGACTGGCTGAAGTACACCGCGGTGGACTTCGGCGCCTCCTCCCCGGCCCAGTTCGTGGCCCGGATCGCCTCGGGCGTGGGTGCCGGTGTCAGCGGCGCGATCCGGGTACGGGTGGACAGTGCCACCGGGCCGCAGATCGCCGAGATCGACCTCGGCTCCACCGGCGGATGGCAGGCCTGGCGCACGGTGCCGGCCAACATCACGGGGACGGTCACCGGGGTGCACGACGTGTACCTGACCTTCGCCGAGAGCACCGTGGACTTCGTCAACGTCAACTGGTTCACCTTCACCCGCTGA
- a CDS encoding carbon-nitrogen hydrolase family protein yields the protein MASPLPLALVQAAAHPADAFDSFASGLERLVRQRDAVRLFVFPELHLNTTAPGAGPGDGAALPEDLAEPLDGARDRRLAELAADLGVWLMPGSFYERGGGDRIHNTAPVYSPAGRRVAAYRKICPWRPYETTAPGNEFVVFDMGEYGRVGMSICYDAWFPEISRNLAHLGAQLIVNLVQTPTSDREQEVVLARANAITNQVFVASVNAATPTGLGRSLLVDPEGRVRTQAVGAEACVLTDVIDLAETDRVRRYGTAGLNRVWDQFQPGDAPVDLPLYSGRIDPDTWGTRRLAHAPQETAEQS from the coding sequence ATGGCCTCACCCCTCCCACTCGCCCTCGTCCAGGCCGCCGCGCATCCCGCGGACGCGTTCGACTCCTTCGCCTCCGGCCTGGAACGGCTGGTCCGGCAGCGAGACGCCGTGCGTCTGTTCGTCTTTCCGGAGCTCCACCTCAACACCACCGCGCCCGGGGCCGGACCCGGTGACGGGGCGGCGCTCCCGGAGGACCTCGCCGAACCCCTGGACGGCGCCCGCGACCGGCGGCTGGCCGAGCTCGCCGCGGACCTCGGCGTCTGGCTCATGCCCGGCAGCTTCTACGAACGGGGCGGCGGGGACCGGATCCACAACACCGCTCCGGTGTACTCGCCCGCCGGCCGGCGCGTCGCCGCCTACCGGAAGATCTGTCCGTGGCGCCCCTACGAGACGACGGCGCCCGGCAACGAGTTCGTCGTCTTCGACATGGGCGAGTACGGGCGCGTCGGCATGTCGATCTGCTACGACGCGTGGTTTCCGGAGATCTCCCGCAACCTCGCCCACCTGGGGGCGCAACTGATCGTCAACCTCGTGCAGACGCCCACCAGCGACCGGGAGCAGGAAGTCGTGCTGGCCCGTGCCAACGCGATCACCAACCAGGTGTTCGTCGCGAGCGTCAACGCCGCCACCCCCACCGGCCTCGGACGCAGCCTGCTGGTCGACCCGGAGGGCCGGGTCCGCACGCAGGCCGTGGGCGCCGAGGCGTGCGTGCTCACCGACGTCATCGACCTCGCCGAGACCGACCGCGTCCGCCGGTACGGCACCGCCGGCCTCAACCGGGTCTGGGACCAGTTCCAGCCCGGAGACGCTCCCGTGGACCTCCCGCTCTACTCCGGCAGGATCGACCCGGACACCTGGGGAACCCGCCGCCTCGCGCACGCCCCCCAGGAAACGGCGGAACAGTCATGA
- a CDS encoding VOC family protein gives MDFVSIRIITGDVARLVDFYERAAGVRADWSNEDFAELRIGSATLAIGSTRTVPLFAPGSARPADNRSVILEFLVDDVDSAHRNLTGFVEEFVNEPTTMPWGNRALLFRDPDGNLVNFFTPVTPAAVEKFTPRRPGAPAGPAPSRRGD, from the coding sequence ATGGACTTCGTCTCGATCCGCATCATCACGGGCGACGTCGCCCGACTTGTCGACTTCTACGAGCGCGCCGCCGGGGTGCGGGCGGACTGGTCCAACGAGGACTTCGCCGAACTCCGGATCGGCTCGGCCACCCTGGCGATCGGCAGCACCCGTACCGTCCCCCTGTTCGCGCCCGGCTCCGCCCGCCCGGCCGACAACCGCAGCGTCATCCTCGAGTTCCTCGTCGACGACGTCGACAGCGCCCACCGGAACCTGACCGGCTTCGTGGAGGAGTTCGTCAACGAGCCCACCACGATGCCCTGGGGCAACCGCGCACTCCTGTTCCGCGACCCCGACGGCAACCTCGTGAACTTCTTCACCCCCGTCACACCGGCCGCCGTCGAGAAGTTCACCCCCCGGCGGCCGGGGGCCCCGGCGGGTCCGGCGCCCTCGCGCCGCGGTGACTGA
- a CDS encoding APC family permease, producing MTSAPENTSRLTPRLGLLSIVVFGLSYMAPAIVVSTFGVIASTSKGVAPTAYVVATLAMTLTALSYGKLARDHPASGSVYTYARKLLGSRIGFLAGWALLLDYLFLPMVAWLIQALYLHVQFPFLPTWCWLVAVIAVTTFINALGLLIADRVNKVLLGLTALGLLALVVVCVHTIGGAPAEGGAHALWNPATSLGAVTAAAAIAAYSFLGFDAVSTLSEEVRDPRRNVPRGILLTVVIGGGIFFLVSFLLQWVHPGAVFHDESTAGYEVALQAGGKGFADVTNDISLIGGFASCVAIQASTSRLMYVMGRDGVLPRRAFGRLHPRTGTPLFNLLVIAVVGLLGTRLSLDTATSFINFGAFLAFTLVNICVIAAWRARRRAGTTRPVLTHVALPVLGAVADVYLLSKLNHTAMVLGLIWLAIGVLYLVVLTRGLRREPPELHLESADLPVDATSP from the coding sequence ATGACGTCGGCCCCCGAGAACACCAGCCGGCTGACACCGCGGCTCGGCCTGCTGTCCATCGTCGTCTTCGGCCTGTCCTACATGGCTCCCGCCATCGTGGTCTCGACCTTCGGCGTCATCGCCTCCACCTCCAAGGGCGTGGCGCCCACCGCGTACGTCGTGGCGACACTGGCCATGACCCTGACGGCGCTGAGCTACGGCAAGCTCGCCCGCGACCACCCCGCCTCCGGTTCGGTGTACACCTATGCGCGCAAACTGCTCGGCTCACGCATCGGTTTCCTCGCCGGCTGGGCGCTGCTGCTCGACTACCTGTTCCTGCCCATGGTGGCCTGGTTGATCCAGGCCCTCTACCTCCACGTGCAGTTCCCCTTCCTGCCCACGTGGTGCTGGCTGGTCGCCGTCATCGCCGTCACCACGTTCATCAACGCGCTGGGCCTGCTCATAGCCGACCGCGTCAACAAGGTCCTGCTCGGTCTGACCGCGCTGGGGCTGCTCGCCCTCGTCGTCGTCTGCGTCCACACGATCGGCGGCGCTCCGGCGGAGGGCGGCGCGCACGCCCTGTGGAACCCCGCCACCTCGCTGGGGGCCGTCACCGCGGCGGCGGCGATCGCCGCGTACTCCTTCCTCGGCTTCGACGCCGTCAGCACCCTCAGCGAGGAGGTGCGGGACCCGCGTCGCAACGTCCCCCGCGGCATCCTGCTCACCGTCGTCATCGGCGGCGGCATCTTCTTCCTCGTCTCGTTCCTCCTGCAGTGGGTGCACCCGGGCGCCGTCTTCCACGACGAGTCGACCGCCGGGTACGAGGTGGCGCTGCAGGCGGGCGGCAAGGGCTTCGCCGATGTCACGAACGACATCAGTCTCATCGGCGGCTTCGCGTCCTGCGTCGCGATCCAGGCCAGCACCAGCCGTCTGATGTACGTGATGGGCCGCGACGGAGTGCTGCCCCGCCGGGCCTTCGGCCGGCTCCACCCGCGCACGGGCACCCCCCTGTTCAACCTGCTGGTCATCGCGGTCGTCGGACTGCTGGGCACCCGGCTGTCGCTCGACACCGCCACGTCCTTCATCAACTTCGGTGCCTTCCTGGCCTTCACCCTCGTCAACATCTGCGTGATCGCCGCGTGGCGGGCGCGCCGCCGGGCCGGGACCACCCGGCCCGTCCTCACCCACGTCGCCCTGCCGGTCCTCGGCGCCGTCGCCGACGTGTACCTGCTGAGCAAGCTGAACCACACCGCCATGGTCCTCGGCCTCATATGGCTCGCGATCGGTGTCCTGTACCTCGTCGTGCTCACGCGCGGCCTGCGCCGGGAGCCCCCGGAGCTGCACCTGGAGTCCGCCGACCTGCCGGTCGACGCCACGTCGCCCTGA
- a CDS encoding YafY family protein yields the protein MSRPIARVLTLLELLQSGGVRTVAELADRLGVDARTVRRYVGHLLDLDVPVESVRGRYGGYRLAPGHRMPPLMLGDDEALAVLLGLVAGRRAGLMTAAGAAGETAAAKIRRVLPQRLDRRLDAVLGSLSFTAPPVAPAAPASTVLLPLADAVRRHRPVAVGYTAADGRRSERTLHPYGLVAHSGRWYVTGTDPAIGEDRTFRLDRITSARTLPGSFEPPAGPDPARRVLTALATAPYRYEVTLRVRGTAEQIHTRLPAAVAVVTESPPPGGADPGAERWSRVDLRVDRLDWLPAALASLDRPFVIERPDELRRLVEVFAERLADFARRSPPHV from the coding sequence ATGTCCCGACCCATTGCGCGCGTGCTCACCCTGCTGGAACTCCTGCAGTCGGGCGGCGTCCGGACCGTGGCCGAACTCGCCGACCGGCTCGGCGTCGACGCACGCACGGTGCGGCGGTACGTCGGCCACCTCCTCGACCTCGACGTGCCCGTCGAGTCGGTGCGCGGCCGCTACGGCGGCTACCGGCTCGCCCCCGGTCACCGCATGCCTCCGCTCATGCTGGGCGACGACGAGGCGCTCGCCGTGCTGCTCGGCCTGGTCGCGGGCCGGCGGGCCGGCCTGATGACGGCCGCGGGCGCGGCGGGCGAGACGGCGGCGGCCAAGATCCGGCGGGTGCTGCCGCAGCGGCTCGACCGCCGACTCGACGCCGTGCTCGGCTCCCTCTCCTTCACGGCTCCGCCGGTCGCGCCGGCCGCCCCCGCATCCACGGTCCTGCTCCCGCTCGCCGACGCGGTGCGCCGTCACCGGCCGGTCGCCGTCGGGTACACCGCCGCCGACGGCCGGCGCAGCGAACGCACGCTGCATCCGTACGGGCTCGTCGCCCACTCGGGCAGGTGGTACGTGACGGGTACGGATCCCGCGATCGGCGAGGACCGGACGTTCCGGCTGGACCGCATCACCAGTGCGCGGACACTGCCCGGCTCGTTCGAGCCGCCCGCCGGACCCGACCCGGCGCGGCGCGTCCTGACGGCGCTCGCCACCGCCCCGTACCGGTACGAGGTGACCCTGCGGGTCCGGGGGACGGCCGAGCAGATCCACACCCGGCTTCCCGCCGCTGTCGCGGTCGTGACCGAATCGCCGCCCCCGGGCGGCGCGGACCCGGGGGCGGAGCGCTGGTCCCGTGTCGACCTGCGCGTGGACCGGCTCGACTGGCTGCCCGCCGCGCTCGCGTCGCTGGACCGCCCGTTCGTGATCGAACGCCCGGACGAGCTCCGCCGCCTCGTGGAGGTCTTCGCCGAACGGCTGGCGGACTTCGCCCGGCGGAGCCCACCGCACGTGTGA
- a CDS encoding DUF3103 family protein, giving the protein MRPRHPRRRRLGAVAASLVVLCTGQALNALPATAAPKAPAPTSVVLAAQDHAARAVAGSLAGSAWRARVRTAALTSDEVAVTALAGRAGGTLKSTLAAADRRIAAAKGLDAGVGPLLRLRLGDASMRTALAAGVTPWVAAATSDDGTATVTAYDSRGRTHALDARRVPAHPVYVVDIDGSKALAAGLDVLDEELARYGVDSAAPGAEQAPAGRSRESAAAAGFWTTRISAVELSDDEEPWAKGDAEIYTLVTGFGQDGKVRVDPVDMPYLDDDGTVYRPSQVLVNWSYYKYDLADAVMMEEDGSTNYRDLAKAIATALLTITDQGAYVPLVTAVLDAIPDDWWTDDPDYVDSWYTLARSDSGTRYGARGNGWMTVEPYFVQEF; this is encoded by the coding sequence GTGAGACCTCGTCATCCCCGCCGGCGCCGCCTCGGAGCCGTCGCGGCGTCCCTGGTCGTCCTGTGCACCGGCCAGGCCCTGAACGCGCTGCCGGCGACGGCGGCCCCGAAGGCCCCCGCCCCCACGTCCGTGGTCCTCGCGGCGCAGGACCACGCCGCACGGGCGGTGGCCGGCTCGCTCGCCGGCTCCGCCTGGCGTGCCCGTGTCCGCACGGCGGCGCTCACCTCCGACGAGGTGGCCGTCACCGCCCTGGCCGGTCGGGCCGGCGGCACCCTGAAGTCCACCCTGGCCGCGGCCGACCGCCGGATCGCCGCCGCCAAGGGCCTGGACGCCGGGGTCGGCCCGCTGCTGCGGCTGCGGCTGGGGGACGCGTCCATGCGCACCGCGCTGGCCGCCGGCGTCACCCCCTGGGTGGCCGCGGCCACCTCGGACGACGGCACCGCCACCGTCACCGCCTACGACAGCCGGGGCCGGACCCACGCGCTCGACGCCCGCAGGGTGCCCGCGCACCCGGTGTACGTGGTCGACATCGACGGCTCCAAGGCACTGGCCGCCGGCCTGGACGTCCTGGACGAGGAACTCGCGCGGTACGGCGTGGACTCCGCCGCGCCGGGCGCGGAGCAGGCCCCCGCGGGCCGCTCGCGGGAATCGGCGGCCGCCGCGGGCTTCTGGACCACCCGCATCTCCGCGGTCGAACTCTCCGACGACGAGGAACCCTGGGCCAAGGGCGACGCCGAGATCTACACCCTGGTCACCGGCTTCGGCCAGGACGGCAAGGTCCGGGTCGACCCCGTCGACATGCCGTACCTGGACGACGACGGCACGGTCTACCGGCCCAGCCAGGTCCTGGTCAACTGGTCGTACTACAAGTACGACCTGGCCGACGCCGTGATGATGGAGGAGGACGGCAGCACCAACTACCGCGACCTCGCCAAGGCGATCGCCACCGCCCTGCTCACGATCACCGACCAGGGCGCCTACGTCCCGCTGGTGACCGCGGTCCTGGACGCCATCCCGGACGACTGGTGGACGGACGATCCCGACTACGTCGACTCCTGGTACACCCTGGCCCGGAGTGACAGCGGCACCCGTTACGGTGCCCGGGGCAACGGCTGGATGACCGTGGAGCCGTACTTCGTGCAGGAGTTCTGA
- a CDS encoding TIM-barrel domain-containing protein → MACASVALSLVCADGATANTTGRPARTSTVTVSDARFEVLSPTLVRSEYAGDGRFEDRATFNAVGRDAFTPPPYSSSVRDGVLTITTSAMTVRYRVGSGPFTADNLTMELTAGQDRVLAAPWQRPPCTVGALCEAEDQSYDGPGLAADHSGSTGKGFLAGFEVENNYLSTDVEVPTAGTYEFAVRYANSVGSDGRDDTRTLTADVDGGAGRTLSLPRTGGWNSWEVVRLPLSLGAGHHTVKLRRTAADSGSVNVDSVALLPSGAAYPSRAASAVPGCRFGTSCEAEDALLSGSATIATDHEGHAGYGFTAELDQGAGIADPVVGVPEDGTYLLHLRYANGTGGDGRHQARDLQIGTGGGTHRTLSLPPTDDWDTWASASVPVDLEAGTDKLTLDCPGTSDCHVNVDTLALSRPADPAPAPHLALGGYRRSLDGLNGDSDPTPWTTPGLLHRDGWYLLDDTPSAVRDTVTGKASARPSHGGRPYQDGYLFGFGHDYQQGLSDLATLTGPSQLLPRWAYGVWYSEYIDRTASDYEKTILPAFRAADVPLDVLVTDTDFKSPNTWSGWNFDPVKFPDAKGFFDWSSAQGLHNTLNVHPSILGSDPQFAKAQATANGKLRKGGCASAAGTDCYTFDFGDADQLKAYLDLHRPMDRAGNDFWWLDWCCDTSRSSQAGVTPDAWINQKYADLTAETGDRGFVLSRAYGSLQAGGYSGGVGLPTGPWADKRTTVHFSGDTTSNWGTLRAEVGYTPGESAATGLSAVSHDIGGHNDGYGIPGAETYTSDGQTHRTTKLPDDLYARWVQFGTFQPIDRLHSNHSDRLPWQYGTEARRSAEKFLRLREALVPYTYTLAQQAAGTGVPVVRPLYLQYPQEETAYTKADGEYFYGPDLLVAPVTTPGTSTTTPVWFPPGQWTDYFTGRTYTAPAGGATYDVATTLDTMPVFVRAGGIVTTRSDDASNDRQGPLNRIGVTVAAGAPGASTLYEDDGTGSAPGRATTRLRYTEHDGSRLLRIGPARGSFTGQAARREWTVSFLGVERPPSRVTAAGARLSASAWQWDAGTRTLRVTLPSHGVRDTVTVGYR, encoded by the coding sequence ATGGCCTGCGCGTCGGTGGCGCTCAGCCTGGTCTGCGCCGATGGCGCGACCGCGAACACCACCGGCCGGCCGGCCCGCACGTCCACGGTGACCGTGTCGGACGCCCGGTTCGAGGTGCTGTCGCCGACCCTGGTGCGCAGCGAGTACGCGGGGGACGGCCGGTTCGAGGACCGGGCCACCTTCAACGCGGTCGGCCGCGACGCCTTCACGCCGCCCCCCTACAGCTCGTCCGTCCGCGACGGCGTGCTGACGATCACCACCAGTGCCATGACGGTGCGCTACCGGGTCGGCTCCGGCCCCTTCACCGCCGACAACCTGACCATGGAGCTGACCGCGGGGCAGGACCGGGTGCTGGCGGCCCCGTGGCAGCGCCCCCCGTGCACCGTGGGGGCGCTGTGCGAGGCCGAGGACCAGTCGTACGACGGCCCCGGTCTCGCCGCGGACCACAGCGGGTCCACCGGCAAGGGCTTCCTGGCCGGCTTCGAGGTCGAGAACAACTACCTGTCCACGGACGTCGAGGTGCCGACGGCGGGCACGTACGAGTTCGCCGTGCGGTACGCCAACTCGGTCGGCAGCGACGGCCGGGACGACACCCGGACCCTCACCGCAGACGTGGACGGCGGTGCCGGCCGGACGCTGAGCCTCCCCCGTACGGGTGGCTGGAACTCGTGGGAGGTGGTGCGCCTGCCGCTGTCGCTGGGGGCCGGGCACCACACGGTGAAGCTCCGCCGGACCGCCGCGGACTCCGGGAGCGTCAACGTCGACAGCGTCGCCCTCCTGCCGTCCGGGGCCGCGTACCCCTCCAGGGCGGCGAGTGCCGTTCCGGGGTGCCGGTTCGGCACCAGCTGCGAGGCCGAGGACGCCCTGCTGTCGGGTTCGGCGACCATCGCCACGGACCACGAGGGGCACGCCGGGTACGGGTTCACCGCCGAACTCGACCAGGGGGCCGGCATCGCGGACCCGGTCGTGGGCGTGCCCGAGGACGGCACCTACCTGCTGCACCTGCGCTACGCCAACGGCACGGGCGGCGACGGTCGCCACCAGGCCCGCGACCTGCAGATCGGCACCGGGGGCGGCACGCACCGCACCCTCTCCCTGCCGCCGACGGACGACTGGGACACCTGGGCGTCGGCGTCCGTGCCGGTCGACCTGGAAGCGGGCACCGACAAGCTCACCCTGGACTGTCCGGGCACCTCCGACTGCCACGTCAACGTGGACACGCTCGCCCTGAGCCGCCCGGCGGACCCGGCCCCCGCGCCGCACCTGGCCCTGGGCGGCTACCGGCGCAGCCTCGACGGCCTCAACGGCGACAGCGACCCCACGCCCTGGACCACGCCGGGGCTGCTGCACCGGGACGGCTGGTACCTGCTCGACGACACGCCCTCCGCGGTCCGCGACACCGTCACGGGGAAGGCGTCGGCACGCCCCTCGCACGGCGGTCGGCCCTACCAGGACGGCTACCTCTTCGGCTTCGGCCACGACTACCAGCAGGGCCTGTCGGACCTCGCCACCCTGACCGGGCCGTCGCAACTGCTGCCCCGCTGGGCCTACGGCGTCTGGTACTCCGAGTACATCGACCGCACGGCGAGCGACTACGAGAAGACGATCCTGCCCGCGTTCCGGGCCGCCGACGTGCCCCTGGACGTACTCGTCACGGACACCGACTTCAAGTCGCCCAACACCTGGAGCGGCTGGAACTTCGACCCGGTCAAGTTCCCCGACGCCAAGGGGTTCTTCGACTGGTCCAGCGCCCAGGGGCTCCACAACACCCTGAACGTGCACCCCAGCATCCTCGGCTCCGACCCGCAGTTCGCGAAGGCGCAGGCCACGGCCAACGGCAAGCTGCGCAAGGGCGGTTGCGCCTCCGCGGCCGGCACGGACTGCTACACCTTCGACTTCGGGGACGCCGACCAGCTCAAGGCCTACCTCGACCTCCACCGGCCGATGGACCGGGCCGGCAACGACTTCTGGTGGCTGGACTGGTGCTGCGACACCTCACGGTCCTCACAGGCCGGCGTCACCCCGGACGCCTGGATCAACCAGAAGTACGCCGACCTCACCGCGGAGACCGGCGACCGGGGCTTCGTCCTGTCCCGCGCCTACGGCTCCCTGCAGGCCGGCGGCTACAGCGGCGGGGTCGGCCTGCCCACCGGGCCGTGGGCCGACAAGCGGACCACGGTGCACTTCTCGGGCGACACCACGTCCAACTGGGGCACCCTGCGCGCCGAAGTCGGCTACACACCGGGGGAGTCCGCCGCCACCGGCCTGTCCGCCGTCAGCCACGACATCGGCGGCCACAACGACGGCTACGGCATCCCCGGAGCCGAGACCTACACCTCCGACGGCCAGACCCACCGCACCACCAAGCTGCCCGACGACCTGTACGCACGCTGGGTCCAGTTCGGCACCTTCCAGCCGATCGACCGCCTGCACAGCAACCACAGCGACCGCCTGCCCTGGCAGTACGGCACCGAGGCGCGGCGGTCCGCCGAGAAGTTCCTCAGGCTGCGCGAGGCGCTGGTGCCCTACACCTACACCCTGGCACAGCAGGCCGCCGGCACCGGGGTCCCGGTCGTACGGCCGCTGTACCTGCAGTATCCGCAGGAGGAGACCGCCTACACCAAAGCGGACGGCGAGTACTTCTACGGCCCCGACCTCCTGGTCGCGCCGGTCACCACACCCGGCACCAGCACCACGACGCCGGTGTGGTTCCCCCCGGGACAGTGGACGGACTACTTCACCGGCCGCACCTACACCGCTCCCGCCGGGGGAGCCACGTACGACGTCGCCACCACCCTGGACACCATGCCGGTCTTCGTCCGCGCGGGCGGGATCGTCACCACACGGTCCGACGACGCGTCCAACGACCGGCAGGGTCCGCTGAACCGGATCGGCGTCACGGTCGCCGCGGGCGCGCCGGGCGCCTCCACCCTGTACGAGGACGACGGCACCGGCTCCGCCCCGGGCCGGGCGACGACGCGGCTGCGCTACACCGAGCACGACGGCTCCCGCCTGCTGCGGATCGGACCCGCCCGGGGTTCCTTCACGGGACAGGCGGCCCGGCGCGAGTGGACCGTGTCCTTCCTCGGGGTGGAGCGGCCGCCGAGCCGGGTGACGGCGGCAGGCGCGCGGCTGTCGGCCTCGGCCTGGCAGTGGGACGCCGGCACCCGCACCCTCCGCGTCACGCTGCCCTCGCACGGCGTGCGGGACACGGTGACGGTCGGATACCGGTAG